The proteins below come from a single Garra rufa chromosome 3, GarRuf1.0, whole genome shotgun sequence genomic window:
- the c6ast1 gene encoding six-cysteine containing astacin protease 1 — translation MMFLLVTVCLLLSALQAQSLPVEDILEKSNEETENSTEQDDISVSAVIQRANKYAGQRMNEPSIVFGDIAVATGSGITDPCTAHGCKWQRSQNGKVFVPFVISGEYSSKEKNVILQGLRSFEKSTCIRFRPHTKERDYINIQPNSGCYSFVGRRIGGQTVSLDRAGCISLNIVQHELLHALGFHHEHNRSDRDKHVQILFTNIIPGQEHNFDKIKTNNLKTAYDYSSVMHYGRFAFSKNRQSTIIPLPDSNISIGQPEKMSSNDILRVNRLYCSTF, via the exons ATGATGTTCTTGTTGGTGACGGTCTGTCTTCTGCTGAGCGCTCTTCAAGCTCAGAGTCTCCCTGTTGAG GATATCTTGGAAAAGAGCAATGAGGAGACCG AAAACAGCACTGAGCAAGATGATATATCAGTGTCAGCTGTTATTCAAAGGGCCAACAAATATGCAG GACAGAGAATGAATGAGCCATCGATTGTATTTGGAGACATCGCTGTAGCAACAGGCTCGGGAATCACAGATCCATGCACAGCTCATGGGTGCAAATGGCAGAGAAGCCAAAATGGAAAAGTCTTTGTGCCCTTTGTCATCTCTGGTGAATACT CCTCCAAGGAGAAGAATGTCATTTTACAAGGCTTGAGATCCTTTGAGAAATCGACCTGCATTCGCTTCAGACCTCACACAAAAGAGAGGGACTATATCAACATACAGCCTAATTCAGG GTGCTACTCTTTTGTGGGTCGTCGCATTGGAGGTCAGACTGTGTCTCTGGACCGTGCTGGATGCATCTCTCTGAATATAGTGCAACATGAGCTGCTGCATGCACTGGGCTTTCACCATGAACACAACCGCAGTGACCGCGACAAGCATGTCCAAATCCTTTTTACAAACATTATTCCTG GGCAGGAGCACAACTTTGACAAAATCAAGACCAACAACCTGAAAACTGCCTATGACTACAGCTCTGTGATGCACTATGGAAG GTTTGCCTTCTCCAAGAACAGACAGTCAACCATCATCCCTCTTCCTGACAGTAACATTTCTATTGGGCAACCTGAGAAAATGAGTTCAAACGATATTCTGCGTGTTAACAGACTCtactgcagtacattttaa